A genomic window from bacterium includes:
- a CDS encoding flavodoxin family protein, producing the protein MNLLVLNGSPNRDQGNTHKVLQPFVDEAQKLGASVETQFVADLDVQPCRGCYACWKARGDCVIEDDMRWLLPKMAAADVLVLGVPLYVFHMPAPMKAILDRTIPLASPQIEIVEGECRHLPREGTGADMIRSMLLVSVCGFWEVEHFDVLATWTETFCRTAGARCAGKLLRPHAYAFAAMPGVVPAKSKVVRALKRAAHELVGEGRVSPETEGAVAAPLMSQEAYLKAANRSW; encoded by the coding sequence ATGAACCTCCTGGTCCTCAACGGCAGCCCTAACCGCGATCAGGGCAACACGCACAAGGTCCTGCAGCCCTTCGTGGACGAGGCGCAGAAGCTGGGCGCCAGTGTGGAGACGCAGTTCGTCGCCGATCTGGACGTGCAGCCCTGCCGCGGGTGTTACGCGTGCTGGAAGGCGCGCGGGGACTGCGTCATCGAGGACGACATGCGCTGGCTGCTGCCCAAGATGGCGGCGGCCGATGTGCTCGTGCTCGGCGTGCCCCTCTATGTGTTCCACATGCCCGCGCCGATGAAGGCCATCCTCGACCGCACCATCCCGCTCGCCAGCCCGCAGATCGAGATCGTGGAGGGCGAGTGCCGCCACCTGCCCCGCGAGGGCACGGGGGCCGACATGATCCGCTCGATGCTGCTCGTGTCGGTGTGCGGCTTCTGGGAGGTCGAGCACTTCGACGTGCTGGCCACCTGGACCGAGACCTTCTGCCGCACCGCGGGCGCCCGCTGCGCCGGGAAGCTGCTGCGCCCCCATGCGTATGCCTTCGCCGCCATGCCGGGGGTCGTGCCGGCCAAGAGCAAGGTCGTTCGCGCCCTCAAGCGGGCAGCGCACGAGCTGGTCGGCGAGGGCCGGGTGTCGCCGGAGACCGAGGGCGCGGTCGCCGCGCCGCTGATGAGCCAGGAGGCCTATCTGAAGGCCGCCAACCGGTCGTGGTAG